A stretch of the Oxyura jamaicensis isolate SHBP4307 breed ruddy duck chromosome 4, BPBGC_Ojam_1.0, whole genome shotgun sequence genome encodes the following:
- the ENOPH1 gene encoding enolase-phosphatase E1, with protein sequence MWETLFPYVRDNVRDYLRAHWEEEECQRDVGLLRKQAQEDAGLDGAVPIPLESGSGDEELERVIQAVVDNVLWQMALDRKTTALKQLQGHMWRAAYTTGHVKGEVFEDVVPAIRKWREAGMKVYIYSSGSVEAQKLLFGYSTEGDILELFDGHFDTKIGPKVESESYRRIAASIGCATNNILFLTDVPREANAAEEADAHVAVVIRPGNAGLTDDEKSYYSLISSFTELFLPSST encoded by the exons ATGTGG GAGACCTTGTTCCCCTACGTCAGAGACAACGTCAGGGACTACCTGCGCGCCcactgggaggaggaggagtgccAGCGGGACGTCGGCCTCCTGAGGAAGCAG GCCCAGGAGGACGCCGGGCTGGACGGAGCCGTGCCCATCCCCTTGGAGAGCGGCAGCGGGGACGAGGAGCTGGAGCGGGTGATCCAGGCTGTGGTGGACAACGTGCTCTGGCAGATGGCTCTGGACAGAAAGACCACGGCGCTCAAACAGCTGCAGGGACACATGTGGCGGGCAGCCTACACCACGGGGCACGTGAAAGGAGA GGTCTTCGAGGACGTGGTGCCAGCCATCCGCAAGTGGAGGGAAGCCGGCATGAAGGTCTACATCTACTCCTCAGGCAGCGTTGAAGCCCAGAAGCTTCTGTTCGGATACTCTACAGAAGGTGATATCCTAGAG CTCTTCGATGGCCACTTTGATACCAAAATAGGCCCCAAGGTAGAAAGCGAGAGCTACAGGAGGATCGCCGCGAGTATAGGATGCGCCACGAACAACATCCTCTTCCTGACCGACGTCCCTCGAG AAGCGAACGCAGCCGAGGAAGCAGACGCTCACGTGGCTGTGGTGATCAGACCTGGCAACGCAGGACTGACGGA